A single region of the Halopiger xanaduensis SH-6 genome encodes:
- a CDS encoding DUF2249 domain-containing protein, producing MTRLDVRDIPPVNRHPTIHEEFEDLAPGETLTIVNDHEPKPLFYEFQAEVESFDADNYEVERVGPEEFVAKFPKVEA from the coding sequence ATGACGCGACTCGACGTCAGGGACATCCCGCCGGTGAACCGCCACCCGACCATCCACGAGGAGTTCGAGGACTTAGCGCCCGGCGAGACGCTAACGATCGTCAACGATCACGAGCCGAAGCCGCTGTTCTACGAGTTCCAGGCCGAAGTCGAGAGCTTCGACGCCGACAACTACGAGGTCGAACGGGTCGGCCCGGAGGAATTCGTCGCGAAGTTCCCGAAAGTAGAGGCGTAG
- a CDS encoding PHP domain-containing protein, translating into MLSVELHAHSSLSYDGRDSVELILEQAEAVGLDAIAVTDHDEIDASLEAAERAPDYGLVGIPAMEISSKAGHILGLGLEEAVPPGLSFESTLEAIRDQDGLAVIPHPFQESRHGVMGRISREELAKGDAIEVYNSRLLTGRANRQADRFARARDLPRTAGSDAHISEMVGQAITRVDADERSADAILEAIRDGKTSVEGKRTPWRISLQQFAGGVTRRIRSGVLGVFR; encoded by the coding sequence GTGCTGTCGGTCGAACTCCACGCCCACTCGTCGCTGTCGTACGACGGCCGGGACTCGGTCGAACTCATCTTAGAGCAGGCCGAGGCCGTCGGCCTCGACGCGATCGCCGTCACCGATCACGACGAAATCGACGCCAGCCTCGAGGCCGCCGAGCGGGCGCCCGACTACGGACTCGTCGGCATCCCGGCGATGGAAATCTCGAGCAAGGCGGGCCATATCCTCGGCCTGGGCCTCGAGGAGGCGGTGCCGCCCGGGCTCTCCTTCGAATCGACGCTCGAGGCGATCCGCGACCAGGACGGGCTGGCGGTGATCCCCCATCCGTTCCAGGAGTCGCGCCACGGCGTGATGGGACGCATCTCCCGAGAGGAACTCGCGAAGGGCGACGCGATCGAGGTCTACAACTCCCGGCTGCTGACCGGCCGCGCGAACCGGCAGGCCGACCGCTTCGCCCGCGCGCGCGATCTTCCCCGCACCGCCGGCAGCGACGCCCACATCAGCGAGATGGTCGGCCAGGCGATCACCCGCGTCGACGCCGACGAGCGATCCGCCGACGCGATCCTCGAGGCGATCCGCGACGGGAAGACGTCCGTCGAGGGGAAGCGCACGCCCTGGCGCATCAGTCTCCAGCAGTTCGCCGGCGGCGTGACGCGCCGCATCCGGAGCGGCGTTCTGGGGGTGTTCCGGTGA
- a CDS encoding helix-turn-helix domain-containing protein: MAQATLTVTMPDQLWIQQLSTEYPDATFRVLAGVPGSDTGFALVRIAGSKVPEIVDDMTEHPQITELTLAQWSDNEATVHFETTAPLLLFSSQESGMPIELPVEIADGEATIEVTGSRDRLAELAEQLEHFGLQYRIDNVRERLHESQLLSERQLEVVAAAVEKGYYDTPRQCSLTELAEHLDIAKSTCSETLHRAEEAIIKRFVEDLPGLDGEESLEEQLAAN, encoded by the coding sequence ATGGCACAGGCGACACTGACGGTCACGATGCCCGACCAGCTCTGGATCCAGCAGCTCTCCACGGAGTATCCCGACGCGACGTTTCGCGTGTTAGCGGGCGTTCCGGGATCCGACACGGGGTTCGCGCTCGTTCGGATCGCCGGGTCGAAGGTACCGGAGATCGTCGACGACATGACGGAGCACCCCCAGATCACCGAGCTCACGCTCGCGCAGTGGAGCGACAACGAGGCGACGGTCCACTTCGAGACGACCGCGCCGCTCCTGCTCTTTTCCTCGCAGGAGTCGGGGATGCCGATCGAACTCCCCGTCGAGATCGCCGACGGCGAGGCGACCATCGAGGTGACGGGATCGCGGGACCGGCTCGCCGAACTCGCCGAGCAACTCGAGCACTTCGGGCTCCAGTACCGCATCGACAACGTCCGCGAGCGGCTCCACGAGAGTCAACTCCTCTCGGAGCGCCAACTCGAGGTCGTCGCCGCCGCCGTCGAGAAGGGGTACTACGACACGCCGCGGCAGTGTTCGCTGACGGAACTGGCGGAACACCTCGACATCGCGAAATCGACCTGCAGCGAGACGCTCCACCGGGCCGAGGAGGCGATCATCAAGCGGTTCGTCGAGGATCTGCCCGGGCTCGACGGGGAGGAGTCGCTCGAGGAACAACTCGCGGCGAACTAA
- a CDS encoding alpha/beta fold hydrolase, with protein sequence MSANAVSPQADASKLSSVDATTDVRTVNGVDLHVVAAGDPNDPLVVLLHGFPEFWYGWHEQIGPLVDAGYRVLVPDQRGYNLSEKPAPVRAYHQKQLSRDIVELIGSADRDAAHVVGHDWGGMVAWDLALRHHEVVDRLAIVNAPHPTVFQRHLRSNPAQMRRSWYAACFQVPRLPELCCRYDDFRLLERALRGTSAPGTFSDADLEHYRRAWSRDGALTAMINWYRASARYGTNPPRDRVEAPTLLAWGTDDAALGTELVVDSYDYCAREGRRLELFEGTSHWVQHEEPERLTATLLEHLGGE encoded by the coding sequence ATGAGCGCGAACGCAGTGTCCCCGCAAGCGGACGCGTCGAAACTATCGTCGGTCGACGCGACGACCGACGTGCGGACCGTCAACGGCGTCGACCTCCACGTCGTCGCCGCCGGCGATCCGAATGACCCGCTCGTCGTCTTGCTCCACGGGTTTCCGGAGTTCTGGTACGGCTGGCACGAACAGATCGGTCCGCTCGTCGACGCCGGTTACCGGGTGCTCGTGCCCGATCAGCGCGGCTACAATCTGAGCGAGAAGCCAGCGCCAGTGCGTGCGTATCATCAGAAACAGCTTTCCCGAGATATCGTCGAACTGATCGGATCGGCGGATCGAGACGCCGCCCACGTCGTCGGCCACGACTGGGGCGGGATGGTCGCCTGGGACCTCGCGCTTCGCCACCACGAAGTCGTCGATCGGCTCGCGATCGTCAACGCGCCCCACCCGACCGTGTTTCAGCGCCACCTCCGATCGAACCCCGCACAGATGCGCCGGAGCTGGTACGCCGCCTGCTTCCAGGTGCCCCGGTTGCCCGAACTATGCTGCCGGTACGACGACTTCCGACTCCTCGAGCGCGCCCTTCGTGGGACGTCGGCGCCGGGAACCTTCTCCGACGCGGATCTCGAGCACTACCGGCGCGCGTGGAGCCGGGACGGAGCGCTGACCGCGATGATCAACTGGTACCGGGCGAGCGCCAGATACGGGACGAACCCACCGCGGGACCGCGTCGAGGCGCCGACGCTGCTCGCCTGGGGCACCGACGACGCGGCGCTGGGAACCGAACTGGTCGTCGACAGCTACGACTACTGCGCCCGCGAGGGGCGGCGCCTCGAGCTGTTCGAGGGGACGAGCCACTGGGTGCAACACGAGGAGCCCGAGCGGCTGACGGCGACGCTGCTCGAGCATCTGGGTGGCGAGTAG
- a CDS encoding DUF2249 domain-containing protein, translated as MATNTADRTLDVREIDGPPFDDIMSALRTLNAGERLELIAPFEPKPLYNVLESRGYTYESEQRDGVWHVLIEEA; from the coding sequence ATGGCAACTAACACCGCTGACCGCACGCTCGACGTGCGCGAGATCGATGGCCCGCCGTTCGACGACATCATGTCGGCGCTGCGCACGCTGAACGCGGGCGAACGCCTCGAGTTGATCGCGCCCTTCGAGCCGAAGCCCCTCTACAACGTGCTCGAGTCGCGCGGCTATACCTACGAGAGCGAGCAGCGCGACGGGGTCTGGCACGTGTTAATCGAGGAGGCCTGA
- a CDS encoding cupin domain-containing protein, producing MSTSLDAYGDAVADLEPADGEVETTELVVTDDVLVKAFALGPGAELEPHEHAESTNVFHVLEGSVTVLQDGESEEIEAPGVVHHERGVDHGAKNETDERVVFTASLCPLPS from the coding sequence ATGTCCACGTCACTCGACGCGTACGGCGACGCCGTCGCCGACCTCGAGCCGGCCGACGGCGAGGTCGAAACCACGGAACTGGTCGTCACCGACGACGTGCTCGTCAAGGCCTTCGCGCTCGGTCCGGGCGCGGAACTCGAGCCCCACGAGCACGCCGAAAGCACGAACGTCTTCCACGTCCTCGAGGGGAGTGTAACGGTCCTGCAGGACGGCGAGAGCGAGGAAATCGAGGCGCCGGGGGTCGTCCACCACGAGCGCGGCGTCGACCACGGCGCGAAAAACGAGACCGACGAGCGGGTGGTCTTTACGGCGAGTCTGTGCCCGCTGCCGTCCTGA
- the nirK gene encoding copper-containing nitrite reductase, which produces MTTTAANRRQFMQALGATGVVAIAGCLSNDDVSGNSTTTETEAVDEGLPAAKAADVDRIARDPTDIPAPVDWTEPREHDITIRTKRVTAEIEPGVTFDYMTFEGQVPGPMVRVRKGDRVNLTFEVPEETNLEAHNVDFHAVYGPGGGAEATTVAPGDEPAEISFTAEYAGAFVYHCAIPNMDQHISAGMFGTILVEPEEGLPEVDREFYLGQHEIYTDGAVGEEGHHAFDFDGMKTEDPTYVVFNGQAYGLTEDGVGAMEAEVGETARVYFANGGPNFTSALHPIGNVWHRYYRDGDLLSEPDRNIETAPVAPGTTTVGEMEFPVPGPVKIVDHALSRAGRRGALAAIDVTGEENPEIYDETPADNETQ; this is translated from the coding sequence ATGACCACAACCGCAGCCAACCGACGGCAGTTCATGCAGGCGCTCGGGGCAACAGGCGTAGTCGCAATCGCCGGTTGCCTCAGCAACGACGACGTGTCGGGGAACAGTACGACGACCGAGACCGAAGCGGTCGACGAGGGACTGCCGGCGGCGAAGGCTGCCGACGTCGACCGGATCGCCCGCGATCCGACCGACATCCCGGCTCCCGTCGACTGGACGGAGCCCCGCGAACACGACATCACGATCCGCACGAAGCGGGTCACCGCCGAGATCGAACCCGGGGTCACGTTCGACTACATGACCTTCGAGGGGCAGGTTCCCGGACCGATGGTACGGGTCCGCAAGGGCGACCGGGTAAACCTCACGTTCGAGGTGCCCGAGGAGACGAACCTCGAGGCCCACAACGTGGACTTCCACGCGGTCTACGGGCCAGGCGGGGGTGCCGAAGCGACGACCGTCGCGCCGGGCGACGAGCCGGCCGAGATCAGCTTCACCGCCGAGTACGCCGGCGCGTTCGTCTACCACTGTGCGATCCCCAACATGGATCAGCACATCAGCGCCGGCATGTTCGGGACGATCCTCGTCGAGCCCGAGGAGGGACTCCCCGAAGTCGATCGGGAGTTCTACCTGGGGCAGCACGAGATCTACACCGACGGCGCAGTCGGCGAGGAGGGCCACCACGCCTTCGACTTCGACGGCATGAAGACGGAGGACCCGACCTACGTCGTCTTCAACGGCCAGGCCTACGGCCTCACCGAGGACGGCGTCGGGGCGATGGAAGCCGAAGTCGGCGAGACCGCGCGGGTGTACTTCGCCAACGGCGGCCCGAACTTCACCAGCGCGCTACACCCGATCGGCAACGTCTGGCACCGCTACTACCGCGACGGCGACCTGCTGAGCGAGCCCGATCGGAACATCGAGACGGCGCCGGTCGCGCCCGGGACCACCACCGTCGGCGAGATGGAGTTCCCCGTCCCCGGTCCGGTCAAGATCGTCGACCACGCGCTCTCGCGGGCCGGCCGCCGCGGCGCGCTGGCCGCGATCGACGTGACGGGCGAGGAAAACCCGGAAATCTACGACGAGACGCCGGCCGACAACGAGACGCAGTGA
- a CDS encoding 4Fe-4S ferredoxin N-terminal domain-containing protein, which produces MSTDDESFHPLGSEWEDELEEMLDDTEYDTELGMKMAQDAMRVTKGELSEAEFHEKYHEDVMEEFGEDNRPTAEAFEAAQEEAKGTVGRMLDKFSGDGEDTRRGAMKKMGAGAAAVGLGAWGTAEAGQQNIAEAGDEGGHGGGHTEAQDIHERDTQWGMTIDLERCDGCLSCMTACASENDLDQGVNWMYVMAFEDELTAGGSPAPDVMGGVEQNMLVRPCQHCTDAPCEKVCPTTARHTRDKDGLVLTDYDVCIGCRYCQVACPYGVNYFQWDEPDVAHEEITGHGGAEVDDPKEITHAEYENGEDRWVDSRSPRGTMSKCTMCPSMQDGQQGEEYVGTTACERACPPNAIQFGNVKSERSDAYQHREHPSKSRAIIDISFSVPSTDEIDEALSDDDDFESALEALEIDSDLVSVMKAIDIVSERLGPGDEENNSILETEQSILESLDALEEYVDLESEEVLSELRLGDGEEDDAASRLREYAGNPSNKFKLLEDIGTNPNITYIGQEPGPEAHQVDGPNSYGDVTYTRSDGSEVAMVDNRKEDVLDEGTVGDAGVSL; this is translated from the coding sequence ATGAGTACGGACGATGAATCATTCCACCCACTCGGAAGCGAGTGGGAAGACGAACTCGAGGAGATGCTCGACGATACCGAGTACGATACGGAACTCGGTATGAAAATGGCCCAGGACGCGATGCGGGTCACCAAGGGCGAGCTCTCCGAAGCCGAATTCCACGAGAAGTATCACGAGGACGTGATGGAGGAGTTCGGCGAGGACAACCGCCCAACCGCTGAGGCATTCGAGGCCGCCCAGGAGGAAGCGAAGGGGACGGTCGGCCGGATGCTCGACAAGTTCAGCGGTGACGGCGAAGATACCCGACGCGGCGCGATGAAGAAGATGGGCGCCGGCGCGGCGGCCGTCGGGCTCGGCGCGTGGGGAACCGCCGAAGCCGGCCAGCAGAACATCGCCGAAGCCGGCGACGAAGGCGGCCACGGCGGCGGCCACACCGAGGCGCAGGACATCCACGAGCGCGACACCCAGTGGGGGATGACGATCGACCTCGAGCGGTGTGACGGCTGTCTCTCCTGTATGACCGCCTGCGCGTCGGAGAACGACCTCGACCAGGGCGTCAACTGGATGTACGTCATGGCCTTCGAGGACGAACTCACCGCCGGCGGCTCCCCGGCCCCCGACGTGATGGGCGGGGTCGAGCAGAACATGCTCGTGCGTCCGTGCCAGCACTGTACGGACGCGCCCTGTGAGAAGGTCTGTCCGACCACGGCCCGCCACACCCGCGACAAGGACGGGCTGGTGCTGACCGACTACGACGTCTGTATCGGCTGCCGGTACTGTCAGGTCGCCTGTCCCTACGGCGTCAACTACTTCCAGTGGGACGAACCCGACGTGGCCCACGAGGAAATCACCGGACACGGCGGCGCGGAGGTCGACGATCCGAAGGAGATCACCCACGCCGAGTACGAGAACGGCGAGGACCGCTGGGTCGACAGTCGCTCGCCCCGCGGCACGATGAGCAAGTGTACGATGTGCCCGTCCATGCAGGACGGCCAGCAGGGCGAAGAGTACGTCGGCACCACCGCTTGCGAGCGCGCTTGTCCGCCGAACGCGATCCAGTTCGGCAACGTCAAGAGCGAGCGCAGCGACGCGTACCAGCACCGCGAACACCCGAGCAAGAGCCGCGCGATCATCGACATCAGCTTCTCCGTCCCGTCGACGGACGAGATCGACGAGGCCCTCAGCGACGACGACGACTTCGAATCCGCCCTCGAGGCGCTCGAGATCGACAGCGATCTCGTCAGCGTCATGAAGGCGATCGACATCGTCAGCGAGCGGCTCGGCCCCGGCGACGAGGAGAACAACAGCATCCTCGAGACGGAGCAGTCGATCCTCGAGTCCCTCGACGCGCTCGAGGAGTACGTCGACCTCGAGAGCGAGGAGGTCCTGTCGGAACTGCGCCTCGGCGACGGCGAGGAGGACGACGCCGCCAGTCGGCTGCGCGAGTACGCCGGCAACCCCAGCAACAAGTTCAAGCTGCTCGAGGATATCGGCACCAACCCGAACATCACGTACATCGGGCAGGAGCCCGGTCCGGAAGCCCACCAGGTCGACGGGCCGAACAGCTACGGCGACGTGACCTACACGCGCTCCGACGGCAGTGAGGTCGCAATGGTCGACAACCGCAAGGAAGACGTCCTCGACGAGGGGACCGTCGGCGACGCGGGGGTGTCGCTGTGA
- a CDS encoding DUF2249 domain-containing protein, which yields MQSPASVVDRTDAPTDRPRETIDVRSLGPPEPLKRTLETLVDLSDETVLVQRNDRVPQFLFPKLEDRGYAHESVELEGEDEVVTVIWSPDA from the coding sequence ATGCAGTCACCCGCGTCCGTCGTCGACCGCACCGACGCACCGACCGACCGACCGCGAGAGACGATCGACGTGCGATCGCTCGGCCCGCCTGAGCCGCTGAAGCGGACTCTCGAGACCCTCGTCGACCTGTCCGACGAGACGGTGCTCGTCCAGCGCAACGACCGGGTGCCCCAGTTCCTCTTCCCGAAACTCGAGGATCGGGGCTACGCTCACGAGAGCGTGGAACTCGAGGGCGAGGACGAAGTGGTGACCGTTATCTGGTCGCCCGACGCCTGA
- a CDS encoding Mrp/NBP35 family ATP-binding protein, which yields MSITEHELKIKLEDIEDPDIGEDIVTLGLVNDVVIDDETARISLAFNAPYAPSEMELGNRIRELCDEVGLEADLRAHVGEEHGFDDEVLPRVRNVIAVASGKGGVGKTTVAANIAAGLEKRGAMVGLLDADIHGPNVPKILPVESEPGVTPDEDIVPPRSDGVRVISMGFMMEEEDDPAILRGPMVNKFMMKFLEGVEWGRLDYLIVDLPPGTGDATLNLLQSMPVTGAVVVTTPQEMALEDTRKGIQMFNKHDTPVLGVVENMSSFVCPSCGDQHGLFGTEGADTIVDNYDAPLLGRIPIHPDFGADGSEGPIVKDDESPVQEHVEDVVAEAADRIGEANRRTVAEHTSDEPADALPTETED from the coding sequence ATGAGCATCACAGAACACGAACTCAAAATCAAACTCGAGGACATCGAGGACCCCGATATCGGCGAGGACATCGTCACCCTCGGGCTGGTCAACGATGTCGTAATCGACGACGAGACCGCCCGCATCTCGCTCGCGTTCAACGCCCCCTACGCGCCCTCCGAAATGGAGCTGGGCAACCGGATCCGCGAGCTCTGCGACGAGGTCGGCCTCGAGGCCGACCTGCGAGCCCACGTCGGCGAGGAACACGGCTTCGACGACGAGGTGCTCCCGCGGGTGCGCAACGTCATCGCGGTCGCCTCGGGGAAGGGCGGGGTCGGGAAGACGACCGTCGCGGCGAACATCGCCGCCGGCCTCGAGAAGCGCGGCGCGATGGTCGGCCTGCTGGACGCCGACATTCACGGGCCGAACGTGCCCAAGATCCTGCCGGTCGAGAGCGAACCCGGCGTCACGCCCGACGAGGACATCGTCCCGCCGCGCTCGGACGGCGTCCGCGTGATCAGCATGGGCTTCATGATGGAGGAGGAGGACGATCCCGCCATCCTCCGGGGGCCGATGGTCAACAAGTTCATGATGAAGTTCCTCGAGGGCGTCGAGTGGGGTCGCCTCGACTACCTCATCGTCGACCTGCCGCCGGGGACCGGCGACGCGACGCTGAACCTGCTGCAGTCGATGCCCGTGACGGGTGCGGTCGTCGTCACGACGCCCCAGGAGATGGCCTTAGAGGACACCCGCAAGGGGATCCAGATGTTCAACAAGCACGATACCCCGGTGCTGGGCGTCGTCGAGAACATGAGTTCGTTCGTCTGTCCGTCCTGCGGCGACCAGCACGGGCTGTTCGGTACCGAAGGCGCGGACACGATCGTCGACAACTACGACGCGCCGCTGCTGGGTCGCATCCCGATCCACCCGGACTTCGGCGCCGACGGCAGCGAAGGCCCGATCGTCAAGGACGACGAGAGTCCGGTCCAGGAGCACGTCGAGGACGTCGTCGCCGAAGCCGCCGACCGCATCGGCGAGGCCAACCGTCGCACGGTCGCCGAGCACACCTCCGACGAGCCCGCCGACGCGCTCCCGACCGAAACCGAAGACTGA
- a CDS encoding asparagine synthetase B family protein produces the protein MTTPTLRGADAETVRDALERSEPLPGTAGFAGEVDGRLVRDVLGREPLFLESADADVGADSDAWAFEPAPLEDPAPFPAGGVLDADEAGRVEPDGVERRFTLPDPDPEPDHEAALEALDDAIRTATDAARTADREIAVAFSGGVDSALVAELLDAPLYVVGFPDSHDVEAARTAAEAMGRDLTVVELEPADLERAVPEIVRATGRTNAMDVQIALPLYLVGERVAADSYDALAVGQGADELFGGYEKVVRLDHRVEAETTRGAVREQIESLPDQLPRDVLTIRATGLEPVAPLLHDRVVEAALRLPDDLLADEETRKRGFRQVAARYLPGEVAERDKKAVQYGSLVARELDRLARQHGYKRRMDDHVSKYIESLLADE, from the coding sequence GTGACGACGCCGACCCTCCGCGGCGCCGACGCCGAGACCGTTCGCGACGCCCTCGAGCGCAGCGAGCCGCTGCCCGGAACCGCCGGCTTCGCGGGCGAGGTCGACGGGCGACTCGTCCGGGACGTGCTCGGGCGCGAGCCGCTGTTTCTCGAGTCGGCCGACGCGGACGTCGGAGCGGACAGCGACGCGTGGGCGTTCGAACCGGCGCCGCTCGAGGATCCTGCGCCGTTCCCGGCGGGCGGAGTGCTGGACGCCGACGAGGCGGGGCGCGTCGAACCGGACGGCGTCGAGCGCCGCTTTACGCTTCCTGATCCCGACCCCGAACCGGATCACGAGGCCGCCCTCGAGGCGCTCGACGACGCGATCCGGACGGCGACCGACGCGGCCCGAACCGCGGACCGCGAGATCGCCGTCGCCTTCTCCGGCGGCGTCGACTCCGCGCTGGTCGCCGAACTGCTGGACGCGCCGCTGTACGTCGTCGGCTTCCCCGACAGCCACGACGTCGAGGCCGCGCGCACGGCCGCCGAGGCGATGGGACGGGATCTGACCGTCGTCGAACTCGAGCCAGCCGACCTCGAGCGCGCGGTGCCCGAGATCGTCCGCGCGACGGGGCGGACGAACGCGATGGACGTCCAGATCGCCCTGCCGCTGTACCTGGTCGGCGAACGGGTCGCCGCGGACAGCTACGACGCGCTGGCGGTCGGTCAGGGCGCCGACGAACTGTTCGGCGGCTACGAGAAGGTCGTCCGGCTCGACCACCGCGTCGAGGCGGAGACGACCCGCGGGGCCGTCCGCGAACAGATCGAGAGTTTGCCCGACCAGCTTCCCCGCGACGTGCTGACGATCCGGGCGACCGGCCTCGAGCCGGTCGCTCCCTTACTCCACGACCGCGTGGTCGAGGCGGCACTTCGGCTGCCGGACGACCTGCTGGCCGACGAGGAGACGCGGAAGCGCGGCTTCCGGCAGGTTGCGGCCCGGTACCTCCCCGGCGAGGTCGCCGAGCGGGACAAAAAGGCGGTCCAGTACGGCAGCCTCGTCGCCCGCGAACTCGACCGGCTCGCCCGACAGCACGGCTACAAGCGACGGATGGACGACCACGTCTCGAAGTACATCGAATCGCTGCTCGCGGACGAGTAA
- a CDS encoding cupin domain-containing protein, with protein MADDQQRTPTETRSLDSLEQRPHARVFDGEPKTIRLALEEGDEIAPHQHPDREIVFHVLEGRVSITLGDDDHDHEVAAGELIRFDGAQDIAPTALADTTAVLVLAPRAATGDAT; from the coding sequence ATGGCCGACGACCAGCAGCGGACGCCGACGGAAACGCGCTCGCTCGACTCCCTCGAGCAACGACCCCACGCGCGGGTGTTCGACGGCGAGCCGAAAACGATCCGGCTCGCGCTCGAGGAAGGCGACGAGATCGCACCCCACCAGCATCCGGATCGGGAAATCGTCTTCCACGTGCTGGAGGGACGCGTCTCGATTACGCTCGGCGACGACGATCACGATCACGAGGTCGCGGCGGGCGAACTGATTCGGTTCGACGGCGCACAGGACATCGCGCCGACCGCGCTCGCGGATACCACGGCGGTACTGGTGCTCGCGCCGCGGGCTGCGACTGGCGACGCGACGTAA
- the nrfD gene encoding NrfD/PsrC family molybdoenzyme membrane anchor subunit, with translation MSTKTPSEADILRPVNKFSKKYLALFGVSALALGAFLVAWAYQLQQGLIVTGLGDWGSGGGSTWGLYIGAFIWWVGIAHGGIILSAAVRLLGMERYMPIARLAEMLTLAGLSAAGFYILVHMGRPDRMVTSVIGHYHITVNNSPLVWDVTVITAYFVMTATYLGLTLRYDVSRLRDDLPSFEPKVGGVQLPDLYGLVYDALTIGYTEKEDEVIERMVWWLAAAVIIMAPLLLHGGVIPWLFSLLPAMPSWTGAIQGPQFLSIALTSAISGVILLSYAFRRAYDWDHIITDDIFRGLLLWLGFFCLLFLWFQLQQLVNGSFLGPLDQAHATAGKLGHPIYITSMLMVLGTLAFIFLQGIRPALFSKKRALAAGFVVLTATFLEKLLFVVEGFLHPTFDIYANVPGTYFPSAIEWLSLAGTIGLVVLFFLSISRLVPVVELHAIEHLRGDHGHEHGHDEPTDAASEPEVKA, from the coding sequence GTGAGCACGAAAACGCCCTCCGAGGCGGACATCCTCCGCCCGGTCAACAAGTTCTCGAAGAAGTACCTGGCGCTCTTTGGCGTCTCCGCCCTGGCGCTGGGTGCGTTCCTCGTCGCCTGGGCCTACCAGCTCCAGCAGGGGCTGATCGTCACCGGCCTCGGCGACTGGGGGAGCGGCGGCGGCTCCACGTGGGGCCTGTACATCGGCGCGTTCATCTGGTGGGTCGGGATCGCCCACGGGGGGATCATCCTCTCCGCGGCGGTTCGCCTGCTCGGCATGGAGCGATACATGCCGATCGCGCGCCTCGCCGAGATGCTGACGCTGGCCGGCCTCTCCGCGGCCGGTTTCTACATTCTGGTCCACATGGGACGTCCGGACCGGATGGTGACGAGCGTCATCGGGCACTACCACATCACGGTCAACAACTCGCCGCTGGTGTGGGACGTGACCGTCATCACGGCGTACTTCGTGATGACCGCGACCTACCTCGGCCTGACGCTACGGTACGACGTCAGCCGCCTGCGCGACGACCTCCCGTCGTTCGAACCGAAGGTCGGCGGCGTCCAGCTTCCCGACCTGTACGGGCTGGTCTACGACGCGCTGACGATCGGCTACACGGAGAAAGAAGACGAAGTCATCGAGCGGATGGTCTGGTGGCTCGCCGCCGCCGTCATCATCATGGCCCCGCTCCTGCTCCACGGCGGCGTCATCCCGTGGCTGTTCTCCCTGCTCCCGGCGATGCCGTCCTGGACCGGCGCGATTCAGGGGCCGCAGTTCCTCTCGATCGCGCTCACGTCGGCGATCAGCGGCGTGATCCTGCTGTCGTACGCGTTCCGCCGCGCCTACGACTGGGACCACATCATCACGGACGACATCTTCCGCGGGCTGCTCCTGTGGCTCGGGTTCTTCTGCCTGCTGTTCCTCTGGTTCCAGCTCCAGCAGCTGGTCAACGGGTCGTTCCTTGGCCCGCTCGACCAGGCCCACGCCACCGCGGGCAAGCTCGGCCACCCCATCTACATCACCTCGATGCTGATGGTCCTGGGCACGCTGGCGTTCATCTTCCTGCAGGGCATCCGACCGGCGCTGTTCAGCAAGAAGCGCGCCCTCGCGGCCGGCTTCGTCGTCCTCACGGCGACCTTCCTCGAGAAGCTGCTGTTCGTCGTGGAAGGGTTCCTGCACCCGACCTTCGACATCTACGCGAACGTGCCCGGGACCTACTTCCCGAGCGCGATCGAGTGGCTCTCGCTGGCCGGCACGATCGGGCTGGTAGTGCTGTTCTTCCTCAGCATCTCCCGTCTCGTTCCGGTCGTCGAACTCCACGCGATCGAACACCTGCGCGGCGACCACGGCCACGAGCACGGTCACGACGAACCGACTGACGCTGCGTCCGAACCGGAGGTGAAAGCATGA